CGCTCGTGGACGACCCGCCCATCCGCATCGGGGACGGCGGCCTGATCCGCGACGGCTTCCACGCGGAACTCGACGGGCTGAGAAGTGACGCGCTGGGGCACCGCGCCTGGCTCGCGGAACTGGAGACGAGCGAGCGGGCCAGGACGGGCATCGGCAGCCTGAAGGTCGGCTTCAACAACGTCTTCGGGTACTACCTCGAAGTGAACGGCCCCCACCTCGGCAAGGTTCCCGCCGACTACCGCCAGATCGCCACCCTCAAGGACCGCGCCCGCTTCACCCGCCCCGACCTGCGCGAGCGTGAGCGCGAGATCGCCCGGCTGGAGACGGCGGCGGGGCGGCTCGAACTCGAAGTCTTCACCGAACTGCGCGCGGGCCTCGCCGCCCACGCGGACGCGCTCGCGGAGGCGGCGGGTGCGGTCGCCGACCTCGATGTGGTCGCGGCGCTGGCCGAACTCGCCGTGGAGCGCGGCTGGGCGCGGCCCCGGACGGTGACGGGAACGGAGGCGCGGCTCGTGCAGGCCCGTCACCCCGTCGTCGAGCGAGCGACGGGCGGACGCTTCGTGCCCAACGACGCGCACTTGAGCGACCGCCAGCACACCCTCCTCCTGACCGGGCCGAATATGGCGGGCAAGAGTACCTACCTCCGCACGGTGGCCCTCTGCGCCCTGCTCCATCAGGTCGGCTCCTTCGTGCCCGCCGACCACGCCGAATTGCCCGTGTACGACGCCATCCACACGCGTATCGGGGCGAGCGACGACCTCGCGGGCGGGCGCAGCACCTTCATGGTGGAGATGAGCGAACTCGCCGCCATCCTGCACGGGGCGACCCACCGCAGTCTCGTCATCCTCGACGAGGTGGGGCGCGGGACCTCCACCCTCGACGGCCTCGCCATCGCGCAGGCGGCCCTCGAACACCTGCACGCCACGCGCGCCCACACCCTCTTCGCCACCCACTACTTTGAGCTGACGCGGCTGGAGGCCGACCATCCCGGCCTCGTGAACCTGCACGTCGCCGCCGAGGAGACTGTGCTGGATGGCAATGGGGACGCCGGGGGCCTCACCTTCTACCATCAGGTCATTCCCGGCGCGGCCCGGCAGTCCTACGGGGTGGAGGTCGCCCGCCTCGCCGGACTGCCCGCACCCGTGACGACCCGCGCGGCCCGCCTGCTGACGGCCCTGAACACCGGGGGCGACGACCGCAAGCTCACCCGCGAACTCGCCACGCTCGACCTGAGCCGTCTGACCCCGATGGCGGCGCTGGAGGTGCTGCACAAGTGGCAGCGCGAGGCGCGGCAGGCGGCGGAGGAAGGGGAACGGGAGGTTAGGAGCTTATGAGGTCGGTCGCTCCTGTTCCCCACTTGATCCCGCTTCAAACGGGGTTGGAACAGGGTGTCTTTCGGTGGAGTGCGCTGGGACGGCGTGCCCGTTCCCCCCTCCCGGCCTCCCCCACGAGGGGGGAGGAGCAAGACATCCGCTGTGATCGCGTCACCCTCCTCTGTCCTTCCCCCTTCGCTTTCTGCCTGCTGCTCCCTCTCTCCCTATGACCATCCGCGTCCTCCCCCCCCATGTCGCCCGGCTGATCGCCGCTGGCGAGGTCGTCTCGCGCCCGCTCGACGTGGTGCGCGAACTCGTGGAGAACGCGCTGGACGCCGGGGCCACCCGCATCGAGGTGGACGTGGAGGGCGGCGGCCTCCTGCTGACGCGGGTGCGGGACAACGGGGTGGGCATCGCGGCGGACGGGGTGGCCCTCGCGCCCGTGCGCCACGCGACGAGCAAGCTGGAGCCGGAGGCGGGCGCGGTCGAGCGCGTCACCACCCTCGGCTTCCGGGGCGAGGCGCTGTGGGCGGCGGCGCAGGCGGGCGAGCTGCACCTCGTCACCCGGCCCGCGTCACAGGTGGGGGCGGCGGAGGTCCTCGCGGCGGGGGAGGACGTGACCCTGCGGCGCACCTCGGCCCCGGCAGGAACGACGGTGACGGTGCGGAACCTCTTCGCCCGGCTGCCCGCCCGCCTCCGCACGCAGGCCCCGGCGGGCGTGGAGGCGCGCGAGATCACGGCGCTCGTGGGCCGCTACGTGCTGCACTGGCCCGGTCTCCACTGGCGGCTGAGCGTGGACGGTGAAGCCCGCCTCACCCACGCGCCCGCCGACCACCGGGGCGCGGTGGCGAGCGTGTACGGGCCGCTGAGCGCCAACCGCGTGCTGCGCGTGGACGCGGACGGCGTGTGCGGCGTCGTCTCCCGCCCAGAACTCACCCGCGCCCGCCGCGACCGGATGCATTTCAGCGTGAACGGTCGGCCCGTGCTGGCCCCACCCGAGCTGGAAAAGGCCGTGATCGAGGGCTTCGCGGAACTCATCCCCTCGGGGGTCGCGCCGCTGTGCGTGCTGGACCTCCGCATCGCTCCAGAGGACCACAACCCGAACGTCCACCCGGCCAAGCAGGTGGTCGCGCTGGCCGACCTGCCCGGCGTGGCGGCCCGCGTGCGCGAGGCGGTGGCGGGGGCGCTGGCCGCCCACCCGCTCGCCCGGAGTGCGCCCGCCCTCATCGCTCCGCCCGCGCCGCAGACCGCGCCGACGCGGGGCAACTTTCCCGACCTCACCCTCGTCGGCGTCTATCAGGAGCTGTATCTCCTGGCTCAAGGGGAGGGCGACCTGTGGGTAGTGGACGCGCACGCGGCGCACGAACGCGCCCTGTACGAGCGATTTACCCGCGCGCTTGGTGCGGCACCGCCCGTCGAGCTGCCCGAACCCGAACTCCTGCACCTCACGCCCGAGCAGGTCGCCCGGCTACACGAACGTGGGGCCGAGTTGCGGGGGTGGGGCCTCGTCATCGAGGACTTCGGGGCGGGTCTCGCCCGGCTGCGTGCCCTGCCCGCCGTCCTCGCCGCGCTGCCCGTGCCCCGGCTGCACGAGGAGATCGTGGAGGCCGCGCTGGGCGACAGCCCCGACCCGCGCCGCCACGTCCTCGCCCGCCTCGCCTGCGCCCCCGCGATGAAGGCCGGAATGCTCGACGGCGACCGGGGAGAGGCGGTTCTGACCTCCCTGAGCGGCTGCGAGCAGCCCTGGTCGTGCCCGCACGGACGGCCCACGACCCTGCGGCTCAGTGAGCGCGACCTCGCCCACGCCTTCGGGCGGCGCGGAGTGCGTGACGTGGCACGGGGGCGGGACGAGGTGAAGAGATAGCGAGGGGAGCGGCCAGCTTTCAGCTGCCAGCGAGATAGAGGAGAGGTCGCCTGCCACCGTCTCGGCTCTGGATGGAAATGTGGGTTGACGGTCTGTCCTCCGGGGACGCGCTGCCTGTTCACCCCCTCCCAGCCTCCCCCCTCAAGGGGGAGGAGTAAAAACCACGTCTTCCTGTACCCCTATGCGTGTTGTTGTCAGTCCTCTGCTGAGAGCTAAAGAGAGACTGTTTTGCCTTTACATCATTCGGAGAGGCGAAGGACCGGGACAAGTCTCAAGTACCATCAACTCTATCCAGTCCGTGGCCTACCCCGCTTCCCTGTTAGCTGCTGGCTGCCCTACCCTCACCGCGACGACGTTTCCGACTTCAGCGGGGGCACGCGCAGGCCACCGCGTCCGTCCCAGCCCTTGAAGGCGTAGAAGCGGCCCGGCTCGCCCGTGCGGAGGTAGTCGCTCAGCGGCTCGCGCATGGGAGGGGATTCCAGCCGCTCGATGGCCTCGTCGGGGGTGCAGAAGCGGGCCTCCACGATAAAGCCGTCGGGGTCGGCGGGATTGAGCAGGCCCTCCCACGTCGCCTCGAACGCGACGGCGATGGCCCGTTCCCCCCGGCGCTCGTCCTCGATGTGGACCGTGTACGCCATATGCTTGATGCCCGTGAGCTTCAGGCCCGTCTCCTCGGCGATCTCGCGGTAGAGGGCCTCCAGCAGCGTCTCGCCGCTCTCGACCACGCCGCCCGGCAGGGTGTAGCGTACCCGCCCGAGGCCCTGCCAGTCGTTGCCGACGAGCAGCACCCGACCGAAGCGGTCGCGCAGCACGCCCGCCGCGACGAGGAGATCACGCCGCCCCATACTGTCCGCCCCCGTTCGCCCGCTCGCTGCCGCCCATCTCCAGCAATTGCCGCTCGCGCTCGTCACGGGCCAGGGCTGCCACGACCGGGGCCAGCCCGCCCGCCACCACGCCCTCCAGCGCGAAGTTCTTGGAGTCGCCCTCCAGCCGGTGATCGGTGACGCGGTTTTGCGGGTAGTTGTAGGTGCGAATCTTCTCGCTGCGCTCACCCGTGCCGACCTGCGAGGCGCGCTCGGTGCGCTCCCGTTCCTCGCGGGCCGCCCGCTCCCGCTCGGCGAGGCGCGAGGTGAGGACGAGGAGGGCCTTCTCGCGGTTCT
Above is a window of Deinococcus sp. YIM 134068 DNA encoding:
- the mutL gene encoding DNA mismatch repair endonuclease MutL; amino-acid sequence: MTIRVLPPHVARLIAAGEVVSRPLDVVRELVENALDAGATRIEVDVEGGGLLLTRVRDNGVGIAADGVALAPVRHATSKLEPEAGAVERVTTLGFRGEALWAAAQAGELHLVTRPASQVGAAEVLAAGEDVTLRRTSAPAGTTVTVRNLFARLPARLRTQAPAGVEAREITALVGRYVLHWPGLHWRLSVDGEARLTHAPADHRGAVASVYGPLSANRVLRVDADGVCGVVSRPELTRARRDRMHFSVNGRPVLAPPELEKAVIEGFAELIPSGVAPLCVLDLRIAPEDHNPNVHPAKQVVALADLPGVAARVREAVAGALAAHPLARSAPALIAPPAPQTAPTRGNFPDLTLVGVYQELYLLAQGEGDLWVVDAHAAHERALYERFTRALGAAPPVELPEPELLHLTPEQVARLHERGAELRGWGLVIEDFGAGLARLRALPAVLAALPVPRLHEEIVEAALGDSPDPRRHVLARLACAPAMKAGMLDGDRGEAVLTSLSGCEQPWSCPHGRPTTLRLSERDLAHAFGRRGVRDVARGRDEVKR
- a CDS encoding NUDIX hydrolase, with product MGRRDLLVAAGVLRDRFGRVLLVGNDWQGLGRVRYTLPGGVVESGETLLEALYREIAEETGLKLTGIKHMAYTVHIEDERRGERAIAVAFEATWEGLLNPADPDGFIVEARFCTPDEAIERLESPPMREPLSDYLRTGEPGRFYAFKGWDGRGGLRVPPLKSETSSR
- the mutS gene encoding DNA mismatch repair protein MutS, translating into MPVGVPQSVLKGTGSGVLPPMLEQYVALRDKHPDFLLLFQVGDFYETFGEDAERAARLLGIALTHKSSRDFSTPMAGVPLRALDGNVERLLAAGVRVAVADQIEEPGSGLVDRKVTQLLTPGTVTEERHLTADENYLAAVATGDGYALALLDVSTGEFRCAAFHTRTALYDELARHRAREVLLAPELSGNPALLADFQTRFPVMLSPANFDEEGTRAELKGTLGEVPGSLTSAALVRACGAVLGYARLTQQGRLEMVRRVVRFEPGAHMRLPDAAARALEVFQAQAPQGVTLMDVLAETRTAGGRRRLRAWLRAPLLDELSIRARLDAVETLTRAADLRGAVRALLYRAHDLERLAARVSTQRATPREVASLARTLDLLPEASRLLDAQDGLLGGIRARLGALPDVVTLIRAALVDDPPIRIGDGGLIRDGFHAELDGLRSDALGHRAWLAELETSERARTGIGSLKVGFNNVFGYYLEVNGPHLGKVPADYRQIATLKDRARFTRPDLREREREIARLETAAGRLELEVFTELRAGLAAHADALAEAAGAVADLDVVAALAELAVERGWARPRTVTGTEARLVQARHPVVERATGGRFVPNDAHLSDRQHTLLLTGPNMAGKSTYLRTVALCALLHQVGSFVPADHAELPVYDAIHTRIGASDDLAGGRSTFMVEMSELAAILHGATHRSLVILDEVGRGTSTLDGLAIAQAALEHLHATRAHTLFATHYFELTRLEADHPGLVNLHVAAEETVLDGNGDAGGLTFYHQVIPGAARQSYGVEVARLAGLPAPVTTRAARLLTALNTGGDDRKLTRELATLDLSRLTPMAALEVLHKWQREARQAAEEGEREVRSL